A portion of the Pomacea canaliculata isolate SZHN2017 linkage group LG13, ASM307304v1, whole genome shotgun sequence genome contains these proteins:
- the LOC112554617 gene encoding neuropeptide receptor 15-like, whose amino-acid sequence MTDYRDQLTVTLEVVLVALAPQLVSNTTNVATTPFSQHPGRGSSYDGRLLDTGGVGVGNVFRNDGVVDVVGEWSGARNGVGINHNDDGGQGVDLDASMVSTSYIALFSTLFCVVGLVGMAGNVLVVYIVLADKKMRKSVTNLLILNLAVADSLIMLFGVPEIVQFMLDKGWLLGLIACKVNRSVLVCALYASVLTLVAVCIERYIAIVFPIKAHIVCTRRRVVLIIVCVWLTAIACSAPTAIFNDVIKPMPLLTHFMCITSFASDYETHLKYVSIFKFTESAMFYFGPLVLQLVCYIVIGRRLFVGVDKLHRNFNVRCTPDRRQRTHEAIRARKGVVKMLIASVVIYFLSYSPHQVLLFYNTFSSMSFGDNWMFLVLTTTLAYINSAANPLLYCVFSENFRSKFKNILQCCTCDRSCRCRRNYERQRTISLTSLTEYTTLFRKTSSTIHKNNVAKPAAL is encoded by the exons ATGACAGACTACCGCGATCAGTTGACTGTGACATTGGAGGTGGTGCTGGTAGCTCTGGCACCGCAGCTCGTGTCGAACACCACCAACGTTGCCACGACACCTTTCTCGCAACACCCGGGTAGAGGGTCCTCCTACGACGGTCGACTTCTCGACACTGGCGGCGTCGGAGTCGGCAATGTCTTCCGCAACGACGGCGTAGTGGACGTAGTCGGCGAGTGGTCAGGAGCCCGTAACGGCGTGGGGATCAACCACAACGACGACGGTGGACAAGGGGTGGACCTCGATGCCAGCATGGTGTCCACCAGCTACATTGCGCTCTTCTCCACTCTCTTCTGTGTCGTGGGGCTGGTGGGCATGGCCGGCAACGTGCTGGTCGTGTACATCGTGCTGGCGGACAAGAAAATGCGCAAGTCGGTGACCAACCTGCTCATCCTCAACCTGGCCGTAGCTGACTCGCTCATCATGCTCTTCGGGGTGCCCGAGATCGTGCAGTTCATGCTGGACAAGGGCTGGCTGCTGGGGCTCATCGCCTGCAAGGTCAACCGTTCGGTCCTCGTCTGCGCTCTCTATGCTTCTGTGCTGACACTCGTCGCCGTCTGCATCGAAAG GTACATCGCCATTGTTTTCCCCATCAAAGCTCACATCGTCTGCACGCGCAGGCGCGTGGTCCTCATCATCGTCTGCGTCTGGTTGACAGCCATCGCCTGCAGCGCCCCCACTGCCATCTTCAATGACGTCATTAAACCTATGCCCTTGCTGACGCACTTCATGTGTATTACCAGCTTTGCTTCAG ATTATGAGACACACCTCAAATACGTCAGCATCTTCAAGTTCACCGAGTCGGCCATGTTCTACTTTGGGCCGCTGGTCCTGCAGCTGGTTTGCTACATCGTCATTGGGCGCCGCCTCTTCGTAGGCGTGGACAAGCTGCACCGGAACTTCAATGTGCGATGCACGCCGGACCGGCGCCAGCGAACCCACGAGGCCATCCGCGCTCGGAAAGGCGTGGTCAAGATGCTTATCGCCTCCGTCGTTATTTACTTTCTCAGCTACTCACCTCATCAG GTGCTTCTATTCTACAACACCTTCTCCTCCATGTCGTTTGGGGACAACTGGATGTTTTTGGTGCTTACCACAACCCTGGCCTACATCAACTCCGCCGCCAACCCACTCCTGTACTGCGTCTTCAGCGAGAACTTCCGCAGCAAGTTCAAGAACATTCTGCAGTGCTGCACGTGCGATCGGTCATGCCGCTGTCGACGAAATTACGAGCGTCAGCGGACGATCAGTCTGACATCACTGACAGAGTACACGACGCTTTTCAGAAAGACTTCCTCTACCATCCACAAGAACAATGTCGCCAAGCCTGCTGCCTTGTGA